A stretch of DNA from Malus sylvestris chromosome 9, drMalSylv7.2, whole genome shotgun sequence:
TTTGAGATTTTAGCTTCTTAGGTTGGAGATAGTCTAATGTCCAATGAGAAATATTTGCATGTATATACTTAGAATAGTGTCCTGTAGTGTTAATATTCATGTGTGATAATATAAATAGACAACAAGGTTGATATCTCCTGCTATTAgagtataaaaaaattaaacacaccATTTTAATTAGAATGCAGCAATAACAACACGTGACATTTTCAAGTTTGCCTAAAAATTACTCATAGCCTAACACTCGTTCTTCATACAACATGGCAACGTTTCTTCAAAGTTGCTGAATCACTTCATTGCATAGCATAGAAAAATACATAATAGACATTACAAAGCAAATCAATAACAATGTTCATAGCTTAAATTTGGGTCTCCGTTAGTTACTACTTTCAGTATTCTTTGGACTTTCCATTGGTTTTAACTGTTCCAAGCTTTTCCTTGCTGATTTTGTTGCTTAAAGCCTTTCGTTTCTTCTGAATCTCGGTTGGGAGTTTAACGTCAGTTGCCAAACCAACAGCTTGAAGAAATCTTATTACGTACCAAGTAAGATCAACTTGCCACCATTCAAAGCCTTGTCGAGCTGAGTACTCAAAAGCATGGTGGTTATTATGCCAACCTTCTCCATGTGCTAGCAATCCAAACAACCTAAAACAATTGAAGTAATTCATTACATTTACTCTTATCCATGGAAATTAGAAACTTTGTTCCATCAACTAAATAAAGTTGAATTTTACCAATTGTTTTTAGACAAATCACCAGTATCCCACACTTGCTTTCCCCATTTGTGGCAAATCGAGTTTATGGCAAATGTAACGTGGAGATAAAGTATCGTCCTCACACCCTGTAAAGAATGATAAACCAACTAATTATTATCCAACAAAAAAGTGAAGAACGTTTGAGAAATTAGGCTAGGGCTTAATTAAACAGTAAACAGTAATTAAGAGCAAATTTACCAAGCCCCAAACTAGAAAGGGTAGGCCTCCCACGGTATATAGTAGAACTCCAAGAGCAAGTGAGTGAAAGGGGTATGTGTAATGGAGAAATATATAGTACGGCTGCTTTTTCAGATCTCCAACGTTGTTTAGTCGTCCTTCAATCTGAATATATTCAAAAGAACCTTTATGGTGCAAGATGTATGGTAACGACATACATATAtcataaaattatttttcttttgaaaaatattcaaaagaaCTTTTATGTTGCAAGATGTTACGGtaatatatatatcataaaaTTATTCTTTTTTTGAGAAATATAATGAAATGGTAAGAAAACATACACTTCCAAACCGCGAACCGTAATCAAAGAGCCAACCAATATGGCTAAACCAAAAGCCCTTAATTGGGCTGTGAGCATCATTCCATGTGTCGGTAAACTGGTGATGGTTCCTGTGTGTGCTCACCCATTCAAGTGGACTTCCCTGCAAACCAAAAGCAGATCATTCTCACAAACTTTTCTACTAAAACAAGATACGTCAAATCCATGTAACGTTCTCTTTTCATGCAAATGCTTAATGTTGTGTGAGAGCAATCAACATGTTTAatatttccttgtaaaatcTCCGCAATTAAAATATCTTAAGAACGATTTTTGTTTCACAAACCTGAAGGGACAGAACCCCACAGTAGGCAAAAGAGTACTCAAGCCATTTGGGAAGCTTAAAACTTTTGTGGGAGAGATTTCTATGGTAAGACAGGGTTACACCGAGACCTGTGATCACGTACAGTGCCATGGCCAACCAAACTGCACTCCCATTGAAATGAAATGGTGCTAAAAGGGCAAGGAAATGCAAACCCAAAACGACAACCAGAGTCCCCACGTCCATGAAGTTCCATTGCCTCCCCAGGAGTTGTACTCTCCACTTCACCAACCAATAGTACAGCTCCAGCATTGCCACAGCATCTCCTTCCTTCTGCTCCATATGGCTAGCTAGTAAATATTTTGCTCAACTGAAGCAAGAGATTTGCAGTGAAATGTAAAAACCATGTCACAGAAGCCTTTTTTATATAGAAGACCCGTTAGGAAGTATGGAAGTGAGGCAGACTAGTCACTTTGTCAGAGACTCgtaaaaatgagaaaaattaatgaaaatagttttgaaaaatttaagttttaacgataatgataaaataaaaggtaaaatgaatgatatcatgattaattttttagtgtaaaaatataaattttcgttaaaataaacaattctgaaaacttttcgttaaaattcttaaaaaaactGAAGTGAAAGACAGGACTTTGTGGATTAGCAAGGTCACAATTTCTCATTTCTTTTTGTACTATTTTTACCCTCCATGAGGATGAAAAGCGAAGTACATAATTGTTTTATGTATCTTTACAACTTTTAGGTATGGATATTTGTATATGCACAACCCTTGTTTTATATCTCTTTTGTTTTATAGGTGACTATAGAAATCATTTCATAGGTAACTAATTGTGTAGTCATCAAGTTGCTCATTAAAGATGGTTATCAGTTCAAGGAGGGTGCCTCTGATTTTTCAGGATAAGAAGGGGCACAGAAAACGGaaaggatcctcttcggattcatttctttttaatttaccAAATTAACGGATCtatacaattaaaattttatacaaCGGTTACAAGTAAAGattcattttaaaagttataataacttctatagtttgatcaaattttaatatcaCGGATCCATTGATTTAGTGGATTAGAAGAaaaggatccgaagaggatccctttccatgGAAAATGTCTCGAGTCAATGTTCGAGTACCAAACGCCACGATATTGAAGTAATCCATGTCATACTCCTAGGAAAAGCTCTAACAACATAAATATTTTGCATATGAATATATTGAttcaaaattcaatttaattctGTGTTTATCATTAAGGGCAAAAAAAATGgtgtttttagtttttcataatGGATTTTCTTTGACATCTAAAATATTTTTGTACTGTAGATTGATTTTGACCCAGATGGGTTTTGAATGGGATTTTTAATTTGGGGACAAAGATGatgatttgatgaagaaatctCTGATCTACAACTGCAAGCACATAAATGTGTTCATTTCCCAAAAATGGTCAATAAGCAAACACAAACAATCTCCAAATAAATCAAATCTTCCAACTGTGTTTTCAAatttggggaagaagatgatgatttgaggaagaaATCCCCAATTTGCTACTGGAAATGTGTTCATTTCCCAAAAGGACCAACCAACAAACACAAACAATCTCCAAATAAATCAAATCTTCCAACTGGAGTTTCCATTATATTTCACTAATCTAACAACATCCAATAAATatcaattttagagagaaaaagagagagtagagagagaattATTAGAAAATGGGAGAAAATAACTCATTTATATACGAGGGCAATTTGATCAgtgtagaaaaaaaatttatttttgtctgATTGTTGTGCATGCTATGTACATATTCAAAAAAATCCTATCTTTAcccaagattaagaaaatgtcctgttttttatttttctaaaaaaaaattatattgacTGGGCCTAAATTAGAAGACCCGTTAGGGTGTCCGAAACATTTCATGGCATTTTTATACAGGTGGAGTCATGAAtttgggacaaggattgtctgccctccactttcgGTGTCCTTCCCgtaccctcctgtttgtgtgatcacggttaaggcacgtcaacattttatattactatttatttttgtcttattatatctatatagGGCACCGGAAATGAAGAGctgacaatccttgtccatgaATTTGTTCATAATTTGGGATTTTAATATGATGTATAGGATGTATCGCTTTTGGATAGTTTCAAGTTATTTTAACTATGAGCGATATTACTACTCTAGTTTATACTAAAATATGAAATGAAAGTTGAACGGCTAGATTAAAGCCGTCATTTTATAATATTATCCATTTTTTTACGTTCTTTtcctaccttttttttttacgttctttttctttttcttgacaAGTTGAATTTGAACTCCTCATAATAATACGGAGGTGGGTCGGTCAAAGGCTACAAAATTGTGCACGCACCAAACCCCACTGGGTTTAAGTTTGCCGGTGGGTAGTAGTTGTATCCATATCTGAACTTCTCATAGACAGGGTGATCATGATGATAAATTCATCCTGCAGAAACTCTGCACGATCACGATTCACATGCATGAATATCATTGCGATCATATCTTCACTTGTTTTACTGTCCTATCTCGATGTattaagtttcttttttttgtttttttatttttggaacaaGAAAACTTTATTAACTACAaagaaacataattacaaacgaaCGGCCCAGAAATAAGAAAACATAAATGAGCAAAAAGAAGTGCCAAACACCAAACAAACAAGTGCCCAACCAAACAGTTGAGGccgaaaaacagaaaaacaaaaaaaccgagACGTCCGCTACTACCGTCTCCGCCACAACAGTGCATCTCGACCTGCATAAATCCATGCTCACCACCAAACATCACCACACCGATCCCATCATCCAACACCGATCTGCTCCCCGAGCATAGCCATTGAGAAAAGATAACCAGAAACTGAAAGAAATCAGTTGGCTATCGATGGAAAGAAGCCCATCGAACACCATGACCAACACTGCCACACACGGCAGACAACATAGAGAAAGTGGTGGTGTTAGAACACCCGAGTCGGTCGAAACATCAAAACTGGAAGCACCATCTCGAAAAGTATGGCTAAAGATCGAACCTTAGATGAAGGAGGAAAAGGGATGTTAACAAGGTAAGGATAAGAGGGCAAATCAAGATGAGGAGGAGGGGAAAAAAGCAGCAGAGAaggggaaaagaaaagagaataaaagaaagagaaaagtgGCAACCAACCCTAACCGGAGCTAGATCTAGCCAGTAAGTATCCGTAAAaaatttatgtcggatataatcgacatgatttttctaatatttgtcactaattaaataatatgtcggtgtttaggcccaaaatagtagtttgggccgagtatagaatcattctcggcccggaaggccttgcgacaagGGTGCTATggatcgttcagtacgtgggcctccaaacctaggtcggctaggtcatgaCGTAGAACAGGCCGAGTCCTAGTGCAATAGGGAGTCTCGGTAGGATTAATAACCCGAAAGCGAATCCGGTTCAATAAGGGACGAGGTTCACagttataatgaaagtaggattggtcgagtcaatgtttgatcaggagaagaagtcctagtccgaatagggttttaactcgaccttgggggatccgttgctataaatagaagaggttgtgcatcattcaacccctacaattcaacacaaaactgccctgcgcaagctttctcaacaactttgagattttttcttttcttttctcgctGACACAttttccgttggcatcaacagcactgtggaagcaaccggtgatatcttaagtcggcatagatagctctgtcatcgtagaatcagtcagtctcgcagtatcttccgttggcatcaacagcactgcggcgaggacggttggttatctatccaagtctcggtcgataaggatttccgaatccttattgattgaggtcatctcattagcctcatcggcgaagtgaggtgttacagtataTCGAGCTCGgtgcattgcacgccgagttattttataattggatactcccaagtgggatttagagtttggCATTTGGACgaccgaaccacgttcaccattaaaacttatatttgctttgagtatttgtgcccttacactttggtgtcgattcggcgtgagtttactctgacgaataacatcactgtgactgaatccgatgacgacgactcgtgaacttcgtaagaatagtaaccttgtcttcaggtttgagaacctaagaggccgagacgcgttcattcctcggtcgcaatcgcaagacgcaggagtcagccgcgcaccccacgcaacatcaacaaatttactccttggccgagctcggccgacgagttggcacgcccgcattcaccgaaggacgtagttagcttatagattactcggtctgcgcgccacgtaggcttggtaatttctagggtcaacattttggcacgcccaatgggacctagtgctaaactacgaagttcatgccaattgaaatacgatcggtaaaaaagaaaacagctatgggaaagtcgacagccgatTTACCAACTCAGAACATAGGACACAATGTGCCACAATCGCAGAATCCCATCAGcgccgtgacacctgagtccacgagcgcaaCTCGCcgagaaagggaagttaatctcTGCGGTCAGGTTCGCAGTCTTGAAATTCCCGACAGGAACActtgcgttctcaatgaaggagtAATAGAAGATTGTGATGAAGATGGTGGCGAAGGATCCGATCCACCCACAAGGTCGTTTCTTCAAAAACGGCTTGACGAACAATCTCGGACGGTTGAATAGACATTgagtcgaggaatcgataagCTTCATGACGTGATACGCAATTCCAGTGAAGCACAAACCAGATTactcgaaatactggttagtaaggtcagcgaTGGTAGAACTTTCGATCTTGCCTAGCATTTGCCGCCGAGGAATAATCTATTATCAAGTGCACCGGCCGAGCCAATTCCTACTCGGCTCAGGCCAATTCACTTGGAAAGGggaggagggtcgaatagtaggtcagacagatccgaccagagagtggaagtaacacccgtcgatatgaccgaggtccaacggatgatcgattcggccatgaagaaagggccgaagttccctaagtttatacacccatatccagcttatgtggaacagttcgaataccctagaggtttTAAAATCCtggattttagcctttttaccggagaatcatccttatcatcgttagaacatgtagctcgtttcaccgcgcaatgcgggGACGTCAATAGTGACTTTCACAAGCTGCGACTTTTCAATCTTTCGCTGACTGGTTCAGCGTTCGCCTGGTATATTAACCTCCCACCAAATTCCGTCCAGagttgggaggagttggtcgagaaatttcataaGCAGTTTTATCGACCGGGAATGGAAATGTCAGTATCCTCactagcaaggatggctcaggcgtccgacgagtcaccaatggattatcttaccagatttaaatcagccaggaattggtgccgaatACCTCTCCCCGAAGTCGAATTCGTCAGGCTTGCTCTGAATAgtcttgacgtcgaatacaaaaagaaattcttgggggcaaactttcgggatatgtatgaattagcccaacatgtcgagcagtatgattatttgctccgcgaggaaaagattTCGAAAGCTCTATCTCGGGGgacgatttacaaaaatccTACTGTCAAatatgcatcaaccgaggatgaatgtgttagtgtggatgcagctgagatagtgatagataagccTTATGTTTGCAAGGCACTGACTTAAGTTGATTCTGAGGAAGTCAAAATCCGCTCGGCCACTGAATGAACACTGAAACCgtcaaaagtttatacttttgatattacaaaagccgatgcaatttttgaccaactgttatcagcgaggatcatcaaacttcggcctgggcacaacattcccaaggccaaggagcttaaaggaaagatatattgcaaataccacaattcaagcaaacatacgacaaacaattgcgtcgtgtttcgagacaacgtccaaagctggattgatagtggcaaactgaaatttccagagaagaagatgagcgtTGATATTGAcccgttccccacggcaacagtaaatatggtcgatGCGTGCCTACCTAAGGATAAAGGGAAAGGGTAGGCCGAAGTTGTTGTAACGCAACGCTTTCGGAATCAGAATTCTCGACCACGTTTCATGGTCGATTTTTGTTCAAACGAACCACCTACAGCTTTAACGGaacccgctattgtcaaacctatgatGGATTACAGCACCGATGAAGATAGTGGGACGACGGTTTTATGCAGTAAATGTAGAGCAAAGGTCAACAGTGAGCCAGAGGAGAAGCCCTCTTCGCTTATAACGGAACGACCTACGGTCGCAACCCAGCAAAAGGTAGCCAACGTAGGCCATcatcaaggggtttttgataggctcggtcctaaagtgaGGATGGAAGAAACACCCTCTGTCAGGCGGCGCCTTGATTTTGATGCTCCATTTTATGACGATGACTACTATATACGTAACTCTAGCAGCTCGGAATCATCTCGgagccaaaaaactttcaaacctcccgaacctagagatcaacgttggtatacatatcactATTCGAAAGGCGTCTATACCGTActgtccaaatctcagaaacgccggcacCAAAGGATAGATTGCATGTCCCGCCGAcgggcagcccaagaaacttcagTCCCTAAATGGCGACCGAAGGACATAATTGTCACTGACGATGAACGACCACCTCCAgctattatgacagagttggttcaAGGGAAATGGTTGGTCAATCGAGATATCGAAACCACATTCGAAGaggctgataaacggatcaaactgCTTCTTCGGCCTGGGGAGATGAAGGCACGCCTCGAGCATTTCAGGCAAGAAGTTGAAAGCAAATTAGCCTCGCCGGCCATTCAAGAgcctttgatcaaaattcgacggaatttgcatccaccattcctcggggaggccttggaatatatgcgagaatttcataagaaacattcggccaacaatctgtatggtttgccgaaagcATGTCAAGACACAATTGATCTGATCCAAACTTGCCCTGATGCCGAGCAAATCATTCAGAAGACCTCagacccaggattgaaagcaaggttccagcacatacgagaagctcgtgttcttggatttgaagtcgacccatatACTGATATCGATGCcgctgaccttcctttctcaataGAGGACCTTTAGTATTTACGATATCAttttgaagtattttcggctgtgtctctcttcggccttacggcCGATGAAATAGCACGTGTTGTACGATTGGATGCATATCTCGACACCAGAGACGCTCGGATGCATTACCAGGAGCAAGTTCGGGTCTTGGCCCGAAGCACACTTTCAATCTCAACCTCACTTGAGGTAATTACGCAGAACCAACAGGCTGCCAAAGAAACGTCGCAGGATCAAACCATTGAAAAAGGAACAGAagagtctctttgtccaactctGACGGCAGCGGAGGCCGCAGTCGCCAACCAGACAAGAGATGCAGCGAGCGAAGAGGATCCTAACCTAATGGGCCAGTCAGTTCTAGATAAtgtggaaatcagtatggttcATGTGTTGCCCGTCAATTTTCAGTCAAGCACAGCTCAACCGAGTTTCCTTGATGGTGACGTAATTACCAAGGAAGCCGGTCACATTGACTTTGTAACTATTACCGATGACAACTCTGCAACAAAAGATGACAATATCAAAgcagctttggccgaattgtttccTCGCTCATCATCGGCCAACCTCCatcatttaaagccattgtatgtcaCGGCCCATATCGAATGGTATCCagtctccaaagtttttgtcgactgcGGAGCgacggtcaatatcatgcctgtaaACATCATGAAGGCGTTACGTTGCTCAAATGACGAACTCATTCCTTCcgggatcacaatgagcagtttCATCGAAGACAAATCACAAACCAAAGGGGTGCTTCCTTTAGCGGTAAATATTGCCGGCCGAAATCACATGACCGCCTTTTTTATCGTAGACTccaagaccgagtataatgctCTGCTCGGTCAagactggattcatcaaactagctgtattccttcatccttaTATCAAATGCTAGTTTTCTGGGATGGCAAATCGGTCATCGTTCACCCAGCCGATAGTCAGCCCTTCGAaactaacatgatccaagcacggtattatgatgaccacgtcggctaTATCACCCTACAGGGTTTCAATGACGAGGGACGGCCTACTCGAATTTCTGTTCAAAAatctatcgaggttggcgccgaaaCTGTCCATCAGGATTCGACGAGACTCGGTTTAGCTAATTTCATCCCCGAAgccgatgtttgacaccgatcggaAAAAAcgtagggccgcggtttcatctactatggaacgactgctagcctattggtatactatatcgaaacaaccaaattcaggcgttaacctcgtcgagttccttgccgaaggagataatggtcctgtcttatctcttgacaaaattcaagcCGCCCCAGCCGAGCTCGAGGATAATCGGCCCCAAGTCAAAGATCCCTTGGAAGAAGTTAATGTTGGGATGGCCGATGACCCACGGCCTTTATTTATTAGTACTTCCCCAACCTCTGAAGAACGAACTTCGTGCCCTGTTGGAggagtttaaagattgttttgcttggagctatCATGAAATGCCTGGTTTGGATCGTACTTTCGTCGAGCATGAGTTGCGTATTAAACCTGGATGTAAACCTTTCCATCAACCACCTCGACGCTTCTCGACCGAAGTTCAACTCGGTATCAAGGACGAACTAGTTCagcttttgaaagccgggttcattcggacagctcgatatgtggaatggttggccaatattgttcctgttttaaagaaaaatggtgcattgcgcatttgcatcgatttcagaaatttgaatctggcaactcctaaagataagtatacaatgccgatttcggatctgttaatcgatgccgTGGCGAATCATGCAATCTtgtcctttatggatggacacgccgggtacaaccaaattttcattgccgaGGCTGATGTGCACAAAACAGCTTTTcgctgcccgggggcactcggcacttacgaatgggttgtcatgccattcggcctcaaaaaCGCCGGCGCCACATACCAACGAGCAATGAACActatatttcatgatttaattggaaccatcgtcgaagtctatattgacgatgttgtaattaagtccaaacaACAGCGGACTCATTTggatgatctccgacaggctttccttcGTATGCGTCAACACAATCTCAAGATGAACCCTGCCAAATGTGCATTCGGTGTGTCGGCCGATAATTTTCTCGGTTTCCTCGTGCATCACCGTGGAATTGAAGTGGACCAGAATAAAGCACGTGCAATCATCAATGCTCCACCCTCGACGATGAAGAAACAACTGCAGTCCTTACTCggtaagataaattttctccgccgatttatagctaactcggcaggaaaaatgaaagcgttctcgacgcttttgaaacttaaggactcagatACGTTTGCGTGGACTGACGAGCATCAGGCAGCatttacacaaatcaaagtctccctcacgacACCACATGTCCTTGTTCCACCACGGCGCGGTAAACCTCTCAAACTATATATCTCGACGGCtgaagagtccatcggctgcctcctcGCCCAAGATAACGATGCCGGGcgagagcaggctattttttacctTAATCGAAATCTTAATCAACCGGAAACCAATTATTCTACCGTTGAGAAACTCTGTCTTGCCGTGTTCTTCGCCGCCTCCAAGCTCCGACATTACATGCTTCCATCGGTCACACAAGttattgcccagaccgacgttatccggtacatgcttacccggccaatcgtaaaagggagaattgggaagtggacgatagcgttgtccgagtttagcttgcaatacgtgccccagaaagctgtcaaaggccaagcaTTGGCCGACTTCCTTGCTCAACACCCTTCCCCCTACGGTTTTGGGGACACTGatgtcgaaatcggcatggttgaaacacgcaacaactattggacgatgtattttgacgGTTCCAGTACTTCATCCTCGGCCGGCGTTGGGGTTGTCATTCATTCTCCTAAtcacgatcgttggtatttttcgcttaagttggattttgactgcaccaataatcaggctgaatatgaagcccttatcatcggccttggcctccttcatgacttgcgggCCACCCGTGCCCTCGTCATCGGTGACTctgaacttgtgattaaccaacttaatgggtctttccgctgcatgagttgtaccctggcaccctaccacatggttgccagctatttggccgaatccTTCGACGGTATTACTTTCGAGCATATTTCCCGGATCCATAATACCGATGCGGACGAGTTAgctcaaatcgcctccggtgcacaactcttggggggcaagctaggccgagaaa
This window harbors:
- the LOC126582899 gene encoding palmitoyl-monogalactosyldiacylglycerol delta-7 desaturase, chloroplastic-like — translated: MEQKEGDAVAMLELYYWLVKWRVQLLGRQWNFMDVGTLVVVLGLHFLALLAPFHFNGSAVWLAMALYVITGLGVTLSYHRNLSHKSFKLPKWLEYSFAYCGVLSLQGSPLEWVSTHRNHHQFTDTWNDAHSPIKGFWFSHIGWLFDYGSRFGSIEGRLNNVGDLKKQPYYIFLHYTYPFHSLALGVLLYTVGGLPFLVWGLGVRTILYLHVTFAINSICHKWGKQVWDTGDLSKNNWLFGLLAHGEGWHNNHHAFEYSARQGFEWWQVDLTWYVIRFLQAVGLATDVKLPTEIQKKRKALSNKISKEKLGTVKTNGKSKEY